Proteins from one Gossypium raimondii isolate GPD5lz chromosome 8, ASM2569854v1, whole genome shotgun sequence genomic window:
- the LOC105790343 gene encoding uncharacterized protein LOC105790343, which produces MAFLMPSPEISTASAKFFSNPTPRPKFLKSCAISKNDDEKVWSRTNARVGVKDAGSTVSCLSQNLRLYVQFSAPVKRGSKPSKEEEEKQDYYVNMGYAIRTLREEFPDIFYRELSFDIYRDDIVFKDPLNTFIGIDNYKSIFRALRFHGRIFFKALWLDIVSVWQPMENVVMVRWTIHGIPRVPWESRGRFDGTSEYKLDKKGKIYEHRVDNIALNSPPKFQVLAVEDLIRSVGCPSTPRPTYFEISSASPPEKT; this is translated from the exons ATGGCATTTCTCATGCCTTCACCTGAAATTTCCACCGCCTCTGCAAAATTTTTCTCTAACCCTACCCCCCGCCCTAAATTTCTCAAGAGCTGCGCGATTTCGAAGAACGACGACGAGAAAGTTTGGTCAAGGACCAACGCTAGGGTCGGTGTTAAAGATGCCGGCAGTACGGTTTCGTGTTTGAGCCAAAACTTGAGGTTGTACGTACAATTTTCGGCTCCGGTGAAGCGAGGATCGAAGCCCAGCAAAGAGGAAGAGGAGAAGCAGGATTATTACGTGAATATGGGTTACGCTATTCGGACCTTGAGAGAGGAGTTCCCGGACATCTTTTATAGGGAGCTCAGTTTTGATATTTACAG GGATGACATTGTATTCAAAGATCCTCTCAATACTTTCATCGGAATCGACAATTATAAGTCAATCTTCCGGGCGCTGCGATTCCATGGGAGGATATTTTTCAAAGCTCTCTGGCTCGACATTGTCAGTGTATGGCAGCCAATGGAGAATGTCGTAATGGTTCGCTGGACCATCCATGGCATTCCACGAGTCCCATGGGAGAGTCGTGGTCGATTCGATGGCACTTCTGAATACAAACTCGACAAGAAGGGTAAAATATATGAGCACCGAGTCGACAACATCGCACTGAATTCACCCCCTAAGTTTCAAGTGCTAGCTGTGGAAGATTTAATCCGATCTGTAGGTTGCCCCTCAACCCCAAGGCCAACTTACTTCGAGATTTCATCAGCTTCACCTCCagaaaaaacataa
- the LOC105790342 gene encoding BEACH domain-containing protein C2: MEEEEEKNFGETNVLSDRVGGSHQGNVNFTTGEEAVLRNDNAVSQGFCSASMIGNKDKSEHVSLENQAKTAGESHGGQVDTNPSEDLDRDRGSSGGFEEHDSFPMIGTWHDRSNSSPGPARHTDYDIRQSSSATCLDSVFYADSGYSPHASPRKAKPKAAMPHVSPELLHLVDSAIMGNPESLNKLKNIVAGVETFGSEEDMESIPFLVVDSLIATMGGVESFEEDEDNNPPSVMLNSRAAIVAGELIPWLPWEGDSDIAMSSRTRMVRGLLVILRACTRNRAMCSMAGLLQVLLRSAENIFAQGVGSLEHIKWDGTPLCYCIQHLAGHSLSVIDLRRWFQVITRTLTTIWAPRLMIALEKAVSGRESRGPARTFEFDGESSGLLGPGESRWPFTNGFSFATWIYIESFADTLNTATAAAAIAAAAAAKSGKSSAMSAAAAASALAGQGTAHMPCLFSFLSADNKGIEAYFHAQFLVVESGSAKGEKTSLHFTHAFKPQCWYFIGLEYVCRQGIIGKADSELRLYIDGSLYESHPFEFPRISKPLAFSCVGTSPPPAMGGLQRRRRQCPLFAEIGPVYIFKEPIGPERMARIASRGGDMLPSFGNGAGLPWLSTNDHVQRMAWESCLLDAEIGDCLHLLYHPCLLTGWFCRDASPSGSAGILRRPAEVLGQVHVATRMRPVEALWALAYGGPMSLLPLAVSKMCQDSLEPEQGSLPLSLATAALAAPIFRIISIALHHPGNNEEIRRTRGLEILSRILDYLLQTLSSLGDGKHDGAGDEELVAAVVSLCQSQKHNYVLKVQLFSTLLLDLKIWSLCSYGLQKKLLSSLADMVFTQSTVMRDANAMQMLLDGCRRCYWTISEKDSLDTFSLLDATQRVGEVNALVDELLVVIELLIGAAPPSLAADDVRCLLGFMVDCPQPNQVARVLHLIYRLVVQPNSTRAQTFASSFMGSGGIETLLVLLQREVKAGDHNIPETSTKEDESLPVQRSEPEGSQDERSTKERDQISQKDFESLFLDGSSSLVAASPSVKMERMSSVSEIAFMKNLGGISISISADNARNNVYNVDKNDGIVVGVIGLLAALVAHGHLKFGSRESSEMTSSLFGVALSDSGGSMFDDKVSLLFYALQKAFQAAPNRLMTSNAYTALLGASINASSTEDRLSFYDSGHRFEHLQLLVVLLRSLPYASRSFQSRALQDLLFLACSHPENRSSLTKMEEWPEWILEVLIYNYEMDERKQSNSVSFGDIEDLIHNFLIIILEHSMRQKDGWQDIEATIHCAEWLSIVGGSSTGDQRIRREEYLPIFKRRLLIGLLDFAARELQAQTQVIAAAAAGVAAEGLSPMEAKAQAENAVQLSIFLVENAIVILMLVEDHLRLQSKLSCASRKAEGIVSPLSLVSPLYNYSNSIASTGRESTGRESSEGSDDRRSGNSGGLPLDVLASMADANGQISAKAMERLTAAAAAEPYDSVSSAFVSYGSCAMDIAEGWKYRSRLWFGVGFPKTGEFGAGGSGWELWSAALQKDPNGNWIEFPLVKKSVSMLQALLLDDSGLGGGLGIGGGSGTGMGGMAAPYQLLDSDQPFLCMLRMVLLSMREDDNGADKMVARNVGIEDGVPEALYHQGENIMSLDNSDGIAAGNPESALLWSVLSPILNMPISDSKRQRVLVASCVLYSEIWHAVGRDRKLLRKQYLEAIVPPFIAVLRRWRPLLAGIHELATADGLNPLAVGNPVLAADAPPLETALAMISPDWAAAFASPPAAMALAMIAAGASGAETPASPATTQFKRESSMLERKTTKLHTFSSFHKPPTASNKSSSFPKDKAAAKAAALAAARDLERNSKIGSGRGLCAIAMATSAQRRNASDLERVKRWNESEAMGVAWMECLQPVDTKSVYGKDFNALSYKFIAVLVASFALARNIQRSEIDRRTQVDLVARHQLFTGIRAWRKLVLCLIEMKCLFGPAGDQPSQARTLCKLRFMESSSRMRPYLRRNYTGTAHFDGATNFEDQSDLKNNQQDVISSSTAPILAAEAISTNLLNEDDEQPEHDNEDNRGYENDQGGKDQPRLYGISGQPLHKMVESTDSQFSNEQDLVPSLSAVAPGYNSSELGERIVFELPSSMVRLLKIIRGTFQVTTKKINFIVHNTENNTTMDGLERNSEMRNDQKDHSWLITSLHQMYSRRYLLRRSALELFMVDRSNFFFDFGSSEARRNAYQAIVQAQPPHLNNIYLATQRPEQLLKRTQLMERWARWEISNFEYLMQLNTLAGRSYNDITQYPVFPWILSDYSSKSLNLADPSAYRDLSKPVGALNPDRLKKFQERYANFNDPVIPKFHYDSHYSSAGTVLYYLVRIEPFTTLSIQLQGRNFNHSDRIFSDVAATWNRVLEDMSDVKELVPELFYLPEMLTNEYSINFGTTQVGRNLDSVKLPPWAQTPVDFIHKHRMALESEHVSAHLNEWIDLIFGYKQRGREAILSNNMFLYITYEGTVDINRISDPVQQCATRNKIAYFGQTPSQLLTVPHMKKMPLSEVLHLQTIFRNPRAVKPYAVPVPERCNLPASAIHACSDALIIVGTNAPAAHIAQHKWQPNTPDDQGTPFMFEHGKAIASSAGGALIRMLKMPAGSGSDEEQFPQALAYASSGIRSSSIVSITCDKEIVTGGHADNSIKLLSSEGAKTLETAFGHCAPVTCLALSPDNNYLVTGSRDTTVLLWRIHRALTSSSSSTSEATADPGTPTSTTGTLANTFAEKSRKHRIEGPIHVLRGHRNEVICCCVNSDLGIVVSCGHSSDVLLHSIRKGCLMRRFAGVVADTVCLSSAGIILTWNQSQHVLRTFTLNGIPVATAKVPSFGGLSCMEISVDGNSALIGMNSSSNGVFNNNQNFSFKNPGVDDSNLESEEIEELDIPSPSVCFLDLHALKVLHVLKLGKGQDIAALALDKDNTNLLVSTADKQLIIFTNPTLSKKMAEKKPKVGREGEAASPRLKS; encoded by the exons atggaagaagaggaagaaaagaACTTTGGAGAAACTAATGTACTCTCAGATAGGGTAGGAGGATCTCATCAGGGGAACGTTAATTTTACAACTGGCGAGGAAGCTGTATTAAGAAATGATAATGCAGTGTCACAGGGGTTTTGTTCTGCATCTATGATTGGGAATAAGGACAAATCTGAGCATGTATCTCTAGAAAATCAGGCTAAGACTGCTGGGGAGTCTCATGGTGGTCAGGTGGATACGAATCCATCCGAAGATTTAGACCGTGACAGAGGCTCATCAGGTGGGTTTGAGGAGCATGATTCTTTCCCAATGATTGGAACATGGCATGACCGTTCTAATTCAAGCCCTGGACCAGCAAGACATACAGATTATGATATTAGGCAGTCAAGCTCGGCAACTTGTCTTGATTCTGTCTTTTATGCAGATTCTGGATATTCACCCCATGCTTCGCCAAGAAAGGCAAAGCCAAAAGCTGCTATGCCTCACGTGTCTCCTGAGCTATTGCATTTGGTGGATTCTGCCATTATGGGCAACCCTGAAAGCTTGAACAAGCTGAAGAATATTGTAGCTGGGGTTGAGACTTTTGGAAGTGAGGAAGACATGGAGAGCATTCCTTTCTTGGTTGTTGATTCACTTATTGCCACAATGGGCGGAGTTGAAAGTTTTGAAGAGGACGAGGATAACAATCCTCCTAGTGTGATGCTAAACTCTCGGGCTGCAATAGTGGCAGGTGAGCTAATTCCTTGGCTTCCTTGGGAAGGAGATAGTGACATTGCCATGTCTTCCAGGACACGGATGGTTAGAGGCTTGCTTGTTATATTGCGGGCTTGCACAAGAAACAGGGCAATGTGCTCTATGGCTGGTTTATTACAAGTGCTTTTGAGGTCAGCTGAGAATATTTTTGCTCAGGGTGTTGGCTCACTAGAGCATATAAAATGGGATGGGACTCCCTTATGTTATTGCATCCAACATTTGGCGGGGCATTCACTTAGTGTTATTGATTTGCGTAGATGGTTTCAGGTCATTACAAGAACACTGACTACCATTTGGGCACCTCGCTTAATGATTGCATTAGAGAAGGCAGTGAGTGGGAGAGAGTCGAGGGGGCCAGCACGCACCTTTGAATTTGATGGTGAAAGCTCTGGTTTGCTTGGTCCTGGGGAAAGTCGTTGGCCATTTACCAATGGATTTTCCTTTGCAACGTGGATCTACATTGAATCCTTTGCAGATACATTAAACACAGCAACTGCTGCAGCTGCAATTGCTGCTGCAGCTGCAGCCAAGTCAGGAAAATCATCGGCTATGTCTGCTGCTGCCGCTGCAAGTGCCCTTGCTGGTCAAGGCACAGCGCACATGCCTTGTTTATTTAGCTTCTTATCTGCTGATAATAAGGGAATAGAGGCATATTTTCATGCACAATTTTTAGTGGTTGAAAGTGGTAGCGCAAAAGGAGAGAAAACATCTTTACATTTTACTCATGCATTCAAACCTCAGTGTTGGTATTTTATTGGATTGGAATATGTATGCAGGCAGGGAATTATTGGGAAAGCAGACAGTGAATTGAGATTATATATTGATGGATCTTTGTATGAAAGCCATCCTTTTGAATTTCCTCGCATTTCCAAGCCACTAGCTTTCAGTTGCGTTGGGACAAGCCCTCCTCCGGCAATGGGCGGCTTACAGCGCCGTCGCCGTCAATGCCCTTTATTTGCTGAAATAGGCCCAGTGTATATCTTTAAGGAACCAATTGGGCCTGAAAGAATGGCACGAATAGCTTCTAGGGGAGGGGATATGCTGCCTTCTTTTGGTAATGGTGCAGGACTTCCTTGGCTATCCACAAATGATCATGTTCAAAGAATGGCATGGGAAAGTTGTTTATTAGATGCTGAAATTGGAGATTGTCTTCACCTACTCTACCACCCCTGTCTTCTTACTGGGTGGTTCTGTCGAGATGCTTCTCCTTCTGGCTCAGCAG GAATTCTGCGCAGACCTGCTGAGGTTCTTGGACAAGTCCATGTTGCAACACGAATGAGACCTGTGGAGGCTCTTTGGGCTTTAGCCTATGGAGGTCCCATGTCCTTACTTCCTCTGGCTGTCAGCAAAATGTGTCAAGATAGCTTGGAACCAGAACAGGGTAGTCTTCCATTGTCTTTGGCTACAGCAGCTCTAGCTGCTccaatatttagaattatttctATTGCCCTCCACCACCCAGGGAACAATGAAGAGATACGTCGCACAAGGGGCCTTGAGATTCTTTCAAGAATCTTAGACTATCTTTTACAAACTTTGTCTTCTCTTGGGGATGGAAAGCATGATGGTGCGGGAGATGAGGAGCTTGTTGCAGCTGTGGTTTCTCTATGTCAATCTCAGAAGCATAATTACGTACTTAAAGTGCAGCTTTTCAGTACACTGCTTTTGGATCTTAAAATTTGGAGTTTGTGCAGCTATGGGCTCCAAAAGAAACTCCTATCATCGCTTGCAGATATGGTCTTCACACAGTCAACAGTGATGCGAGATGCCAATGCTATGCAGATGCTCCTTGATGGCTGCAGAAGGTGCTACTGGACAATTTCTGAAAAGGACTCCTTGGATACTTTCTCCTTACTTGATGCTACACAGAGAGTAGGTGAAGTGAATGCTTTGGTTGATGAACTCTTAGTTGTCATTGAACTTTTAATAGGAGCAGCACCACCTTCATTGGCTGCAGATGATGTGCGTTGTTTACTAGGATTCATGGTTGATTGCCCACAACCTAATCAG GTTGCCAGGGTGCTACATTTAATCTACAGGCTAGTGGTACAACCAAATTCCACCAGAGCTCAAACATTTGCAAGTTCTTTCATGGGTTCTGGTGGGATAGAAACACTACTTGTCCTCCTGCAACGAGAAGTTAAAGCTGGCGATCACAACATTCCTGAAACTAGCACTAAGGAGGATGAAAGCTTGCCTGTTCAAAGATCTGAACCAGAAGGAAGCCAGGATGAACGGTCTACGAAGGAGAGGGATCAAATTTCACAGAAAGATTTTGAATCTCTATTCCTTGATGGTAGTAGTAGCCTTGTGGCAGCTTCTCCTAGTGTGAAAATGGAAAGGATGTCATCTGTTTCTGAAATTGCTTTTATGAAGAATTTGGGTGGAATAAGTATTTCAATTAGTGCCGACAATGCAAGGAATAATGTTTACAATGTTGACAAAAATGATGGAATTGTTGTTGGGGTCATTGGACTGTTAGCCGCTTTAGTAGCACATGGGCATCTGAAATTTGGTTCACGCGAGTCCTCAGAAATGACAAGCAGCCTTTTTGGTGTTGCATTGAGTGATTCAGGTGGCAGTATGTTTGATGATAAAGTTTCTCTTCTGTTTTATGCTTTGCAGAAGGCTTTTCAGGCTGCTCCTAACAGGCTTATGACAAGCAACGCTTACACTGCTTTATTGGGGGCCTCA ATCAATGCTTCTTCGACAGAGGATAGGTTGAGCTTTTATGATTCTGGCCATCGTTTTGAACACTTACAACTTTTGGTGGTTTTGTTGCGTTCGCTGCCATATGCATCTAGATCTTTCCAAAGCCGGGCACTACAG GATCTTCTGTTTTTGGCTTGCAGTCATCCAGAAAATAGAAGTAGTCTAACAAAAATGGAGGAATGGCCTGAGTGGATACTAGAGGTCCTTATCTATAACTATGAG ATGGATGAAAGAAAACAGTCTAATTCAGTAAGCTTTGGAGACATAGAGGATCTCATACACAATTTCCTGATTATTATTTTGGAGCATTCAATGCGCCAAAAGGATGGATGGCAG GATATTGAAGCTACAATTCATTGTGCAGAATGGCTCTCTATTGTGGGTGGATCAAGCACTGGGGATCAGAGAATTAG GCGTGAAGAATATTTGCCAATATTCAAGAGAAGGCTTTTGATTGGGTTGCTGGACTTCGCTGCTAGAGAGCTGCAGGCTCAG ACTCAAGTTATTGCTGCAGCTGCTGCTGGGGTTGCAGCAGAAGGTTTGTCCCCAATGGAAGCCAAGGCACAAGCAGAGAACGCTGTGcaactttctatttttttggtaGAGAATGCAATTGTCATTTTAATGCTTGTTGAAGATCATTTACGGTTACAAAGTAAACTTTCTTGTGCATCACGCAAAGCTGAGGGTATTGTATCTCCGCTTTCTCTCGTATCTCCCCTATATAATTACTCAAATTCCATTGCATCAACTGGTAGAGAATCAACTGGTAGAGAATCATCAGAAGGTTCGGATGATCGTAGATCTGGAAATTCTGGCGGACTTCCTCTTGAT GTCCTTGCTTCAATGGCTGATGCAAACGGGCAGATTTCTGCAAAGGCGATGGAACGGCTTACTGCTGCTGCTGCAGCTGAGCCATATGACTCTGTCTCCTCAGCTTTTGTGTCATATGGAAGTTGTGCTATGGATATAGCTGAGGGTTGGAAATACAGGAGCCGCTTATGGTTTGGGGTTGGCTTTCCTAAAACTGGCGAGTTTGGCGCTGGTGGCAGCGGCTGGGAGTTGTGGAGTGCTGCTTTACAAAAGGATCCTAACGGGAATTGGATTGAATTTCCTCTAGTGAAGAAGTCTGTAAGCATGCTCCAAGCTTTATTGTTAGATGATTCTGGACTTGGTGGCGGTCTTGGTATAGGTGGTGGATCAGGTACTGGGATGGGAGGAATGGCAGCACCTTACCAGTTACTGGACAGTGACCAACCATTTTTATGCATGCTTCGCATGGTGCTTCTTTCAATGAGGGAAGATGATAATGGAGCAGACAAGATGGTCGCGAGGAATGTGGGCATAGAAGATGGAGTGCCAGAAGCATTGTATCACCAAGGAGAGAACATCATGTCCTTAGACAACAGTGATGGAATCGCAGCAGGAAATCCAGAGTCAGCATTGTTGTGGAG TGTGCTTTCTCCTATTCTGAACATGCCAATTTCTGATTCCAAGAGACAGAGAGTTTTGGTAGCATCCTGTGTTCTCTATTCTGAG ATATGGCATGCTGTTGGGAGGGATAGAAAGCTGCTTCGTAAACAGTATCTTGAAGCCATTGTACCACCTTTTATTGCTGTTTTGAGGAGATGGAGACCACTTTTGGCAGGAATCCATGAACTTGCTACTGCTGATGGTTTGAATCCTCTAGCTGTTGGTAATCCTGTGTTGGCTGCTGATGCTCCACCGTTAGAG ACAGCTCTTGCAATGATCTCTCCAGATTGGGCTGCTGCATTTGCATCACCACCAGCTGCAATGGCATTGGCAATGATTGCTGCTGGGGCTAGCGGAGCAGAAACTCCAGCTTCTCCAGCAACCACACAGTTTAAACGTGAATCCTCAATGCTTGAGCGTAAAACAACTAAGCTGCATACTTTTTCAAGCTTTCATAAACCTCCCACAGCTTCTAACAAATCATCATCCTTTCCAAAAGACAAGGCTGCTGCAAAAGCTGCTGCCTTGGCAGCTGCACGTGATCTTGAACGCAACTCAAAGATTGGTTCTGGAAGAGGTCTCTGTGCTATTGCAATGGCTACTTCTGCACAGAGGAGGAATGCTAGTGATCTGGAACGTGTGAAAAGATGGAATGAATCTGAAGCCATGGGAGTTGCTTGGATGGAATGTCTGCAACCAGTTGATACAAAATCAGTCTATGGGAAAGATTTTAATGCTTTATCCTATAAATTTATTGCAGTCCTTGTTGCAAGTTTTGCTTTAGCAAGAAATATTCAGCGGTCAGAG ATTGATAGGCGCACACAAGTTGATCTAGTTGCACGACACCAGTTATTCACTGGGATTCGAGCGTGGCGTAAACTTGTTCTTTGCTTGATAGAGATGAAATGTCTCTTTGGACCAGCAGGGGACCAACCTAGTCAGGCACGT ACTTTATGTAAGCTAAGGTTTATGGAGAGTTCTTCGAGAATGAGACCATATTTGAGAAGGAATTACACAGGGACTGCTCATTTTGACGGTGCTACTAATTTTGAAGATCAAAGTGATCTGAAAAACAATCAGCAAGATGTCATAAGCTCATCTACTGCTCCTATTCTGGCAGCAGAAGCAATCTCAACAAATTTATTGAATGAAGATGATGAACAGCCAGAACATGATAATGAAGACAATAGAGGCTATGAAAATGACCAAGGTGGAAAAGATCAGCCAAGGCTTTATGGAATATCTGGGCAACCCTTGCACAAAATGGTAGAATCTACCGATTCTCAATTTTCCAATGAGCAAGACTTGGTCCCAAGTTTATCAGCAGTTGCTCCTGGATACAATTCTAGTGAACTTGGTGAGAGAATTGTGTTTGAACTTCCTTCATCCATGGTTAGACTGCTGAAGATTATACGAGGAACATTTCAA GTAAccacaaagaaaataaattttatagttcATAATACGGAAAACAACACAACAATGGATGGTTTGGAACGCAACTCTGAAATGAGAAATGACCAAAAAGACCATAGTTGGCTGATTACTTCTCTTCATCAAATGTATAGCCGAAG ATATCTCTTAAGACGAAGTGCCTTGGAGCTGTTCATGGTTGACCGTTCTAACTTCTTCTTTGATTTCGGG AGTTCCGAGGCCCGAAGAAACGCCTACCAAGCTATTGTTCAAGCACAACCTCCTCATTTGAACAACATTTATCTTGCAACTCAG AGACCAGAACAACTTCTGAAAAGAACTCAGTTAATGGAGCGCTGGGCCAGGTGGGAG ATCAgcaattttgaatatttaatgcAGCTAAACACATTGGCTGGGCGTAGTTACAATGACATAACTCAA TATCCAGTATTCCCATGGATTCTTTCTGACTACAGTTCAAAGAGTTTGAATCTTGCTGATCCATCTGCTTACAGAGATCTTTCAAAG CCTGTTGGGGCACTTAATCCAGATCGTCTGAAGAAATTCCAAGAGAGATATGCTAACTTCAATGATCCGGTTATCCCCAAGTTCCACTATGACTCACACTATTCAAGTGCCGGAACT GTTTTGTACTATCTTGTTAGAATAGAGCCATTTACTACTCTTTCAATTCAGCTGCAAGGTAGAAATTTTAATCATTCAGACCGGATATTTTCAGATGTTGCTGCTACTTGGAATAGAGTTCTTGAGGACATGAGTGATGTGAAGGAATTG gTTCCTGAACTGTTTTACCTTCCTGAGATGTTAACCAATGAATATTCAATCAACTTCGGAACAACACAAGTAGGAAGAAATCTTG ATTCTGTTAAACTCCCACCATGGGCCCAAACCCCAGTTGATTTCATTCATAAACATCGAATGGCTCTTGAGAGTGAGCATGTCTCTGCACATTTGAATGAATGGATTGACCTCATATTTGG GTATAAGCAACGAGGCAGAGAAGCGATATTGTCCAATAACATGTTCTTATACATTACATATGAAGGGACAGTTGATATTAATAGGATCTCTGATCCA GTACAACAGTGTGCTACACGAAACAAGATCGCTTATTTTGGACAAACTCCTTCCCAACTCCTTACTGTTCCTCACATGAAGAAGATGCCACTTTCAGAGGTTCTTCATTTGCAG ACAATCTTTCGGAACCCAAGAGCAGTCAAACCATATGCTGTCCCAGTTCCTGAACGCTGCAATTTGCCTGCATCTGCTATTCATGCATGTTCAGATGCTCTCATAATTGTTGGCACAAATGCACCAGCAGCTCATATTGCACAGCACAAGTGGCAGCCGAACACTCCTGATGATCAGGGAACACCATTTATGTTTGAACATGGAAAGGCAATCGCAAGCTCAGCTGGTGGTGCACTTATAAGAATGTTAAAAATGCCAGCTGGCTCTGGTTCTGATGAGGAGCAGTTTCCCCAGGCACTAGCATATGCTTCGTCTGGGATCAGGAGTTCATCTATTGTTTCCATCACATGTGATAAAGAAATTGTTACAG GTGGACATGCGGATAACAGTATCAAGTTACTCTCATCTGAAGGAGCAAAAACACTAGAAACGGCTTTTGGACACTGTGCTCCTGTCACTTGCCTTGCTCTATCACCAGATAACAACTATCTCGTGACCGGTTCCCGGGACACTACTGTATTACTTTGGAGGATACATAGGGCATTAACATCCAGCTCAAGCAGCACATCAGAAGCAACTGCTGACCCTGGCACACCAACCTCAACTACTGGTACTTTAGCTAACACCTTTGCAGAAAAAAGCAGGAAGCATAGGATAGAAGGTCCCATACATGTTCTTCGGGGTCACCGCAACGAAGTTATTTGTTGCTGTGTCAATTCAGATCTAGGTATTGTTGTTTCATGTGGTCATTCATCAGATGTTCTCTTACATTCTATAAGGAAGGGTTGCTTGATGAGACGGTTTGCTGGTGTCGTAGCTGACACTGTCTGCCTTTCTTCTGCGGGAATCATTTTAACCTGGAACCAATCGCAACATGTTCTCAGAACATTCACTCTCAATGGGATTCCAGTGGCAACAGCAAAAGTTCCTTCCTTTGGTGGTCTCAGTTGCATGGAAATTTCTGTGGATGGCAACAGTGCTTTGATTGGAATGAACTCATCTTCCAATGGAGTGTTCAATAACAACCAAAACTTCAGCTTTAAGAATCCCGGGGTTGATGATTCAAATCTCGAGTCAGAAGAGATCGAAGAATTGGATATTCCATCACCTTCAGTTTGCTTCTTGGATCTGCATGCTCTGAAG GTGCTCCATGTGTTGAAACTGGGAAAAGGGCAGGATATTGCAGCTCTTGCTTTGGACAAGGATAACACAAATCTTCTAGTTTCAACCGCAGATAAGCAGTTGATCATTTTCACCAATCCAACC tTGAGTAAGAAAATGGCAGAGAAGAAACCCAAGGTTGGTAGGGAAGGTGAAGCAGCCAGCCCTCGTCTAAAATCATAG